One Rhododendron vialii isolate Sample 1 chromosome 2a, ASM3025357v1 genomic region harbors:
- the LOC131314874 gene encoding 1-aminocyclopropane-1-carboxylate synthase-like, with protein sequence MGFVSNDNAHLLSKMATNDGHGEKSPYFDGWKAYDSDPYHHTKNPDGVIQMGLAENELCFDLVQEWVVNNPEASICTAEGANEFKEIAIFQDYHGLPVFREGVAKFMGKVRGDRVRFDPDRIVMSGGATGAHEMLAFCLADPGDAFLVPTPYYPGFDRDLRWRTGTQIVPIICESSNNFKITEEALESAFQRAKESNIRVKGLLITNPSNPLGTVLDRDTLRTLVAFINQKNIHLICDEIYAATVFDQPGFISIAEIIEEKDQQNCNRGLIHIVYSLSKDMGFPGFRVGIVYSYNDAVTNCARKMSSFGLVSTQTQHLIGSLLSDDVFVGKFLVESAERLAKRHEMFTKGLAQVGIGSLKSNAGLFIWMDLRRFLKEPTVDAEMVLWKTIIHEVKLNVSPGSSFHCSEPGWFRVCFANMDDAMLKIALWRIQSFVLQRSKGVEEHAKRKCWPSNLQVSLSFRRRDDIVMAPHMMSPHSPISSPLVRAT encoded by the exons ATGGGGTTCGTTTCAAATGACAATGCCCATTTGCTGTCTAAAATGGCAACAAACGACGGGCACGGCGAAAAGTCGCCGTATTTCGACGGATGGAAGGCTTATGATAGTGATCCCTATCATCATACCAAGAACCCAGATGGGGTTATTCAGATGGGCCTTGCAGAAAATGAG CTTTGCTTTGATTTGGTTCAAGAATGGGTAGTGAATAACCCGGAAGCGTCGATTTGCACGGCTGAAGGAGCAAATGAGTTTAAGGAAATTGCCATTTTTCAGGATTATCATGGATTGCCAGTGTTTAGAGAG GGTGTGGCGAAGTTTATGGGGAAAGTGAGAGGAGATAGAGTGCGATTCGACCCCGACCGCATTGTAATGAGTGGTGGAGCAACTGGAGCTCATGAAATGTTGGCCTTCTGTTTAGCTGATCCTGGTGATGCATTTTTGGTGCCTACTCCCTATTATCCAGG ATTTGATAGAGACTTGAGATGGAGAACAGGAACCCAAATAGTCCCGATTATCTGCGAAAGCTCGAACAATTTCAAGATCACCGAAGAAGCCTTGGAATCAGCATTCCAAAGAGCAAAAGAATCCAACATCAGAGTCAAAGGCCTGCTCATAACCAACCCATCAAACCCTTTAGGAACAGTACTAGACAGAGACACACTAAGAACTCTGGTAGCCTTCATCAACCAAAAAAACATCCACCTAATCTGCGACGAGATATATGCGGCCACGGTCTTCGATCAGCCTGGTTTCATCAGCATTGCCGAGATCATCGAGGAAAAGGATCAGCAAAATTGTAACCGCGGTCTCATCCACATTGTTTATAGCCTGTCAAAGGACATGGGATTCCCTGGATTCCGGGTCGGGATAGTTTATTCTTATAACGATGCAGTGACTAATTGTGCTAGAAAAATGTCGAGTTTTGGGCTAGTTTCAACCCAAACCCAACACCTGATCGGATCACTTTTGTCGGATGATGTTTTCGTTGGGAAATTCTTAGTGGAGAGCGCAGAGAGGCTAGCGAAAAGGCACGAGATGTTCACCAAGGGGCTTGCACAAGTAGGGATTGGTAGTCTAAAGAGTAACGCCGGGCTTTTTATCTGGATGGACTTGAGAAGGTTCCTCAAAGAGCCAACCGTTGATGCAGAGATGGTTCTTTGGAAAACCATAATACATGAAGTGAAGCTCAACGTTTCGCCTGGATCGTCATTTCATTGCTCAGAGCCTGGTTGGTTTAGGGTTTGCTTTGCGAATATGGACGATGCGATGTTGAAGATCGCGCTGTGGAGGATTCAGAGCTTTGTGCTTCAGAGAAGTAAGGGAGTGGAAGAACATGCCAAGAGGAAGTGTTGGCCAAGCAATCTTCAGGTCAGCTTATCGTTCCGAAGGCGCGATGATATTGTGATGGCGCCTCACATGATGTCTCCTCACTCCCCAATTTCTTCTCCCCTTGTCAGGGCAACTTAA